A window of Rhipicephalus microplus isolate Deutch F79 chromosome X, USDA_Rmic, whole genome shotgun sequence genomic DNA:
agatgagcctctttcaggaacatgagtctgcttttctttagatggtgatgtgatcagtagattgtcggtagtcgacactgtactgctaggcttgtcctgcgatgaaagcagcgtgacaggctgatgagaacgctcccaagGTGGTTGTGAATCATcgttgattgtaaatgcttctgccAGTTGACAATGCTCCAGcattggtggattcgaaattcttgcagtgctttgactcacatgtgtgttgtcacttgacgatgagagcacaacagacatgacttcaggtggttctgatggcgtatgtttttctttttgcggcgtagttaggctgacagtgtttgtcgaacgaccctggtcgggaacgtcagggtgggggctggtattgcgaggattcaccagcttGTCACACGTAAATTCCGTCACACGCTCGAAACCATTTGGGCCTTGTGTTTGACACGATGCATCAAGGCATTTGGGTGGTTCtgtaaaatctgaagtgttgtggtgcagtgaacacgttgaaaatgccgatttcattgcacttgggaaaggcgagtttaggttcagttttttggcgaaattttctagattcctttcggtatacggacgctttaccttgtctgttgtgACGTGCatgttaccagtcggtgttcgaatgcgtgacgttttttcggaagagtcatatgatggtacaatggtggtatattttctctgagatctcgtttggaaaataggcttactgcgggaagacttcgcgtaactgtgatgggtcagttgaaaagccttccgctgatgaggtatgaacatgttttcatcgtattctttgaaacgggtaatcatctcttccctgatcttttgccatgattcgtcgttttcaaATATGTGTgccaggtaaaacttgaatgcctcaccggagatgtagtcagtgaagttgatgatcatctcccgttccgaccatgatgcagcggttgcgtggtgctcgaacaggtcgaaccagtcctctACAGATCCATCGTTCGCTGCTTCGGTGTACTTGGGAATGGGAAGGtcatctgatgctgctgtcatgatgcttggtggtcttggtggtccacgttcttctgtggtccgcgttcggtcactgcgtctcgctgaggtcttcgatgatgatggccgggagatgaagtggttgcgaggtcttcatcctgccgactcgtgtgacgctatgatgagtgggagacgtggcctggctcatacgccatgtttattccatctcacttcttccttctctgcctctacgaaccatcgcttcatacgtcacacacacacacacacacacacacacacacacacacacacacacacacacacacacacatatatcacagatatatatatatatatatatatatatatatatatatatatatatatatatatatatatatatacagaagaataacttcggttgccgcaaggttataaatatgaaagtagatgcgctttcacataacaactgtttattgtgccgacgcttcgacgagaaccccgtctttttcaaggcattatgccttgaaaaagacggggttctcgtcgaaacgtcggcacaataaacagttgttatgtgaaagcgcatccactttcatatatatatatatatatatatatatatatatatatatatatatatatatatatatatatatatatcgtgggtTGCCACGTCCCATGCCATAAAATTTGTAGCTACTATCTATTCAGTTTGACAACCCTTCAGGGGGGCGAATTATGAGGTGATAAGGAGAGGACACTGAAACCCCCTTTGGGTTACAGTGCCCCCTCCATATTTCTCTATGTATATGGCTTTATTTTGCCCCTCTTTAGTACCCAGGGGCCACTCCCCGCCCCCTTGTGCTGGGCACGCCTATGCATAAGCGCCATCAATCATTGCAATGAAATCTCGCGTGTAGATATCTGCATCAACAATGATATACCTTGAATTCAAAAGACACGAGTGCTTTATGGTGATTATTACCGCTGTTGTTCATTCGTTTCAATTTGCGTTGTACCGGCAAACGTTTTAAATCGCACGCGCTCaaatttttacatttattttttttgttcgttgaAGTAAAATATTTTGCGCTTTATGTCTTTATGTAATACATATATACGTATACTTTTTTCATATATAAATGCATTACCAAAGTTTTTTAGGGCGAAAATGCGATGTATATCTGCGGGGCTGTAACCATGATATTTGTTTACACAATTATGGGCGTGCTGCTCGCTGGTCGGGCGCCTCGTTGGGGTCGGTTTTGCATCAATTTTTCTCCTGTTTTGAGGTGTGCTTGCATCTGTGTTTGTGGTTTGTGTTCTGCTGGTGCTGCTTATTGAGAAGGTGAGCTATACTCGagcgaggacgtgtggcgtcgTATTGTGGAGCACTTGTCAgatatgtaccacatttctgctgtcagtgcTTTCTCAACAACGAGAGCCTGACAACGACGACGTGCtatgttttttgtaatgtgtggaCGATAAGTGAGGTTTGTTAACGTAGCAAACTTatttgtgtgtgtcatttcatcAGGGTAAAGGCAAATTTGCGGGAAGGTAAGCGCGGGCGAGTTTTTTCTTTCGATTGAAGCATGCTTGGGTGTGTGAAGCAGAAAGCGTGTGCGTGTGCAGTGGGAATTCACCGGCAGATTTGAGCAGAGATATGGGTGGTGGCAAAACCATTTATTTTACAAAAAAGGAGGTTCGCAGCGACTGCCTCATAAGAGGACGGCACCCACAACGAGTAGTTGAGGATCCCTAGTACGGGACCCCATGGGCGTCAGCTGCGGCCTGGGCTCGTTGAACCAAGGCATTTTGGGCCTGAAGGTTAGAGCAGCCAAGCATGCAGGGTCGCCTCCCACTGCTCTCTGGTAGGGTTAGGTATAGGGCGTAGAGCAGGGTTGCAcgggcaggcccacaccatgtggtagatGGTCGAAGACTTCTCCCCACAGTGTGAGCAGCCTCCGGAAAAGGCGGGATCGAAATGTGTGAGGGCTGCTGGGCACAGCATAGTGTTCGTGAAGAGTTGGAGTAAAAGCCGCTCTTCCACTTCACTTAGGCCTTTGCATGGGCTTGGATAAAGACTGTGATCAAATCGGTAATAGTCCACAATTTCGCGGAAAAAATACACCAGATTGAATTCAAGAGCGTCCTGATTGGGGGAGGTGAGAGGGAATACCCGTTGAGAGAGCGCGCGGGCAGTGGCGTCAGCTGTCTCATTATCTTCGAGTGCCATGTGAGCAAAAGCCCAGAATATACTGCAGGGCACAGGGATTCCCTGATAGTGCGAACGTTGCAATAAGCGGTAGGCCAGGTATGCGACACAGCCGTTCACGATGTTTCGACAGGCCCCTCGAGAGTCGGAGATGGTGATTTGAGACCTGGGGTGACAAGCGTCCAATGCAATGGCAACTTCCTCCGCATGAATTATGTCCCGGCATCGAAACGTGAGCCCGTTAACTGTTTGGTTCTCGTGTACTACAGCGGCCCTGTACCAGCCCCCAGGGTGTGGGCAAAGGCGTCCACGTAGAACACGTTGGGTTTTGATCAATCATAGCGGGCGAGGGCTTCCGCCCGCGCCAGGCGCCGGCTATTGTGGTCTTTTTTTGTCATATTGTTTGGAAGAGGATGCACTGGGAGTATGCAACTCCACTCGAATCGGAGTTGAACGCGATCTTCTGTGATGTGAGTGTGTTGTATGTGTAGGCGCGCTAATAGGCGGCGTCCCACTACCATCTCTGAAAGTCGAGTGTaatgatttgtgaggtgggcctTTCGAAGCTCCCGAATTGTGGCGGCGCCCGCCTCTGTCAGCAGTggtgttgcaaaggagccctgcTCACAAtggaccaatattttggttaaataattgttAGGCAAtgacggcgtttgttagctgtaagtGTTGATCAAGTCTAGGGCGTGTATGTTTGGATCTGTTAATTTGAGGATTTCTTTCTGCATGCCTGTTCATGTTGTGTGCTATAGGAGTGAACGTGTCTAACACagtttcatatgttgtacgtccTTTTTCAAACTGCTCTCTGAAATTCTTTTGAGTAGTCGAACGAGGTGTTCTGTGATTTCAGCTGCCTCAGCAAGGCCAGCGACAAGGCGGATTATATTTGCTACCATCACCGGTGCTGTCTTGACTGCCTTCCTCGAGTGGAATCCACCTGTCAACCAGTCTACAACAAGAATTGTTCCAGCGTACCAGATGCCGCTTCTGGACGAAAGCGTCTGGCCCATCTGGCAACGCGGATCAACTTCCAAGGCAATTGGAGATACCGTCGGCAGATATAAATCACCGCCTACCGCCTTCCAATTTGGGCACGACACCGCTCCGAGAATGGCGTACTCACCCATGATGCTCTTGCAGGTCAGTAATTTGAACCATGCAGCTTGTGTTAGGAGTAGCAATTACTGCCTGCtagcggtgtcgtgcccaccttGTCTGACCGAATTGACGCGACAGGCGAAATACTTCTCGTCTGGCATGTCTGGCTATTTAAGTGATCTTCTACTCATGATTTTGGGTGACGTAGAaacgaatttccggagccctccactacggcgtctctcataatcatatcgtggttttgggatggtaaaccccacaaatcaatcaatcaatcaatcaatcaaacgaatCCTGGTCCTATGAACAAAGTAGAAGCTGATGCGTTTGCCCAGGCCCTAAACACCATAACAAAGCTTGAAAAAGATCTTGCCGCTTTGTCAACAGAATTGAAAAACAGTGCTGAAAGGCAGGCTGCCGCTTATGAAGAAATTAAGGTATTAAACGCTAGACTAGAGGCACTTGAAAGTACAACACCACTGGGTGATCGGCGAACCATGGCAAATGCTGATGTTGTAGGCATGGTGTCCAAACAAGTGACGGCTATTACGACTCAATCTAACGACACGGAAAACAGGATGCGGCGTTCTAATCTGGTTTTCTTAGGCCTAGATGACGATCCCAAAGAGGATTGGACTGCGTCCAAACAGCAAGTAATTAAATTTTGTGCAGAAAAACTGGGCGTTACATTGTCATGTGATAAATTTGAGCTTGTACACCGACTTGGCAGGTTTGCTGCAGGAAAATCAAGGCCTCTGATCGCCAAGCTAACTTTCTTCAAAGATAAAGAGCGCATTTTGTCTTGTGGACCGAAGCTTAAGGGAACGGCGTTCTCAGTTCGAGAAGATTTTTCGCTGGCAACTCGGCTGGCCAGGCAAAAGCTGCTTGCGTTTGCAAAAACACTGCATAAATCATTTAGGCATTCAGTTGACAAACTACGAATCGGCTCCGTGACATACGTCTATGAAGGTATCGCTGGCTCTGTCGCCGAGCTAAAAAGACAGCTACGCCAAAACACGTGTGCCGATTCTCTAACAATAAAGCCAGATCGCAATTTAGTCATTATCAGTGTCATTTGCAAACACACGAAGCCTTATGTCAAAGGTTGATCTCATTTCAAGCTATCTTGATGATTCTGACTCAGATGTTATCGCCTTCACCGAGACTTAGCTGTCTCCCGCAGTATATGACACCGAAATCAGTGCTCTTACTAGTATCTATAATATATACAGGTACGATCGCACTTGCAAGAGGGAAAGTGGTGTTTTATTGGGCGTCAAAAAAGTATTCCATCATTCCTTGTGAACACAAACTCTGATATCGAAATTGTCTGGACTGCCTGCAAGATATTCTCAAATAATATATTCGTCGGCTGTTGTTACCGTCCACCTGATTCAAACAGCTCTTTTAACGATCAATTGCGCATTAGCCTAGAGAAAGCATCCGGGGTCTTCCCCTCAAACATTACTTATTTATTTGGTGACTTCAACTTCCCGTCAATTGACTGGGACAAAATTTCTTCGTCATGTAACGTATCACCTGAATTCATTCATTTGACTTTGGACTACAACCTCTCCCAAACTGTATCCCAGCCAACCAGTAGTTCAAATATACTGGACCTTATTCTTACAAGTCATCCTGAAACATTAGTAAACATAGAACATGTAGATGGTTCAGCGATCATAGTTTTGCTTCAAGTCATTTTAAACATACCTTCTCCCGTTACTGATATGTTGTCGAAAATCATTCGTAATTACAATGAAGGTAATTACATCGCAATAAATAGTGGACTAGAAAACTTTTGGGAGAATAAAATGCTGCCATCTTTTCACAGTAGGTCAGTTGAAGAAAATTGGCTGATGTTTAGGAAAAAGATGTCCACATTAATAGATATATACATTCCTTGCATTAAGATCAGTAACTGTACATCTAATCCTTGCTTCACTAAAACCTTTAGccgtatgaaaaataaaaagaagcggatGTATAAGCACGCCAAACGCGTAGGAACACCATCAGCACGGACTGATTACAAGGCCTACCCTAAATCATACTGCTCCGCTGTGCTCGAAAAGGATAAATACTTTTCAAATGATCTACCACAATTACTCAAGAACAATCCAACAAAGTTTTGGAAAACATTGAGCCCAAATCAAGAAAGTTCACAAATCGTCTTGCACAATGACAACGCAGTTGCCCTTTCTGAGAGTGAGTGCTCTGCGGCTTTCAATTCCTTTTTCACGTCCGTTTTCACAAGTGAGGATAGCTCAGCGGTACCGCTTGCGCATGATTTCGATTATAATTACATGGCACCAATAGACATTGCCATCGAGGGCATTGCTTCGCAAATAAAAAAATCTTGAATTATCTTCATCGTGTGGGATTGATGGAATAAATTTTAAGATACTAAAAAACACCATATCTATATCAAGCATCATCCTGTTTGACATCTTCAGGCAGTCCTTATCGTTGGGTGTCCTTCCTTCTGACTGGAAAGTAGCAAAGGTAGTGCCTATCTACAAAAATGGAAGTAAAAATCCATGTGAAAATTACAGGTCCATCTCACTTACCTGCATTTGCTCAAATTGCTAAAACACGTCATTGCTTCGCATGTTTACAAACATCTCGAGTCGAATAACTTCTTTTTTTCGAATGAACCCGATTTGAGAAAGGGACTTTCTTGCGAGACACAATTACTCGAATTTACAACAGATATTCACCTTAGCATGAATCACTTCTCACAAACAGACTGCTTATTTCTTGACTTCTCGAAAGCGTTTGATCACGTTGCACATTGCCGCCTCATATCAAAACATTCAGCTCTAAAATTGCACTCCTCTACATTGTCATGGCTGCGTAACTTTCTATCTAATCGAGAGCAATTTACTTTTGTTAATGAAGTCGATTCCCGTAAATCTATCGTTGCTTCTGGTGCGGCGCAGAGTAGCGTCCTTG
This region includes:
- the LOC142775897 gene encoding uncharacterized protein LOC142775897 isoform X1, translating into MNYVPASKPASARPATRRIIFATITGAVLTAFLEWNPPVNQSTTRIVPAYQMPLLDESVWPIWQRGSTSKAIGDTVGRYKSPPTAFQFGHDTAPRMAYSPMMLLQPIHARRRKRVWKMSGLACHQCWLVKSAKRPVCLPKA
- the LOC142775897 gene encoding uncharacterized protein LOC142775897 isoform X2, which codes for MNYVPASKPASARPATRRIIFATITGAVLTAFLEWNPPVNQSTTRIVPAYQMPLLDESVWPIWQRGSTSKAIGDTVGRYKSPPTAFQFGHDTAPRMAYSPMMLLQKSAKRPVCLPKA